In Sphingobacteriales bacterium, a genomic segment contains:
- a CDS encoding aminopeptidase encodes MMKPILYLFLIFIFSSLTLLGQDGYKFSIIKELKATPVKDQYRSGTCWSFSGLSFLESELIRMGKGEFDLSEMYIVRRAYTQHADKYVRFQGKINFSGGAEFWDVFNAIKEYGLVPESAYPGLVIGEPKHVHGEMDAVLKAMLDAVIENKNKKLSPVWKTGFEGLLDAYLGKVPESFTYNNVTYTPQSFFQSLGLKIDDYVMISSFTHHPYYEKFIMESPDNWSMGEVYNLPLDEMMEVISHAIAKGYTVGWAADVSENGFSWSNGIAIVPEKDIEDLTDLERAKWSEMTKEEKDALVYHQNKPGKEKSITPELRQKAFDNYQTTDDHGMHIIGTAKDQNGTLYFKVKNSWGTNGSKYDGYFYASESYVRYKTMSILVHKDALPKATAKKLGF; translated from the coding sequence ATCATGAAACCTATACTTTATTTATTCCTGATTTTTATTTTCTCATCTCTGACATTACTTGGCCAGGATGGATATAAATTTTCAATTATCAAAGAACTGAAAGCCACTCCGGTCAAAGATCAATATCGTTCCGGTACTTGCTGGAGCTTTTCAGGACTTTCATTTCTTGAATCGGAACTTATCAGAATGGGGAAGGGAGAATTCGACCTTTCGGAAATGTACATTGTCAGACGGGCATACACCCAGCATGCTGATAAATACGTGCGTTTTCAAGGCAAAATAAATTTCAGCGGAGGCGCTGAATTCTGGGATGTTTTCAATGCCATAAAGGAATACGGACTGGTACCTGAATCAGCCTATCCGGGTCTGGTCATTGGAGAGCCAAAACACGTTCACGGTGAAATGGATGCCGTGTTGAAAGCCATGTTGGATGCTGTCATTGAAAATAAAAACAAAAAACTCAGTCCGGTCTGGAAAACTGGTTTTGAAGGCTTACTGGACGCCTATCTGGGAAAAGTACCAGAGAGCTTCACCTATAACAATGTTACCTATACCCCGCAAAGCTTTTTCCAATCGCTGGGACTTAAGATTGACGATTATGTCATGATTTCCTCGTTTACGCATCATCCGTATTATGAAAAATTTATCATGGAATCGCCCGACAACTGGAGTATGGGAGAAGTTTACAACCTTCCGCTTGACGAAATGATGGAAGTCATCAGCCACGCCATTGCCAAAGGCTATACGGTAGGATGGGCAGCAGATGTCAGCGAAAATGGCTTTTCATGGTCAAATGGCATAGCCATAGTCCCCGAAAAAGATATTGAAGATCTGACCGACCTGGAGCGTGCCAAGTGGAGCGAAATGACAAAAGAAGAAAAAGACGCCCTTGTGTATCATCAAAACAAACCCGGCAAGGAAAAATCAATTACTCCGGAACTACGGCAAAAAGCATTCGACAATTACCAGACCACTGACGACCATGGCATGCACATCATTGGCACGGCAAAAGACCAGAATGGCACGCTCTATTTCAAGGTTAAAAACTCATGGGGCACCAATGGCTCGAAATATGACGGTTATTTCTATGCTTCAGAATCTTATGTCAGATACAAAACTATGTCAATACTTGTGCATAAAGATGCT